Proteins encoded within one genomic window of Gadus macrocephalus chromosome 16, ASM3116895v1:
- the numa1 gene encoding nuclear mitotic apparatus protein 1 isoform X1, with amino-acid sequence MANVGVEALLTWLNNLELTDQPLHIEDLKDGTYLLKVINTLKNERGLSLDLSVEERFNQIARFLEGDCRLRAGTGATLSRHIANGNNLTVEISKVLLLLVYYDMMNNRSTLNKMELKVEGEIASLTERFVLVTDDYVYLSNGLEAYLGRKYSSSPSTQSSSSLISDDSPVFHRSQKVKFVDLHTVATPAASSRSPLQEVMNTPRFKLRKMQTQMIHEREYKDGLTRELSSLMTQIAQKETEISQLKYQLDKIKENQNVQDQVVSDQINELETKNESLQRRLHELAKQSHDLKSDTIHMERKVDQLTEENGNLSVQVREIRLKLATCEAELEGLLENQATVEKELQSKNCHLQAELSQATAQKDFQYEQIEILQGKISSLEEELSRIRQEEKGENMGPVMQRAELENEITDLKDQLEITTGSLREAKQVVQAKEVMLAQYQEDITLHKELLKQQMAKSEKEMQDKQVLLDQTQKEIADQRHILQQEKNNLQLQVDSIGALLKESEEDAKLKEEQMLQENTRHDTALEQQKTFYQDEMGRLKGEIQQKQELIELLKVRAEKVELLNQEIQTLRNEVETLTSSLKKAEEYLQTQEDLLAKQQLDSLKIQETLQNKITMFQEEVHGLWVEEVALQADVKLAKETIQAKEDMLANLQMESSQQTDILNGKMHGLEGQLKTITTTLSNAKQDLKTQQDMCNLHQQEHAHQLEELQKQMFASEEEIERLVHEIIQKEQHMTEVKKETSAHSEELQQAINSLMSQVTGVTNSLRKAEEKLQDRETLLTQQEQESAHQKDLLQKQVSACEEELEKMKREIKTKEEQLTLLGRNGSEQSALLQEQIQGLNSQVESLSSSLKQTEEEVLGQKHQLSKQELESTQQMEALQRLNLVSEENIRLLKEEIQTKETLLNEIRTESSKQSENLANQIQHLILEMDNTKESLKMASEEVEAKEDVLTNLRQERDQLKTTMEVCEEEKALLKQEILLKEQQLAEVKKETSANSEELQQEINSLMSQVTGVTNSLRKAEEKLQDRETLLTQQEQESARQKELLRKQVSACEEEVEKMKQEIKIKEEQLTLLGLNGSEQSALLQQQIQGLNSQVESLSSSLKQTEDEVLGQKHQLSKQELESTQQMDAFQRLNLVSEENIRLLKQEIQTKETHLNELRTESSKQSENLANQIQHLTLEMDNTKESLKMASEEVEAKEDVLTNLRQERDQLKTTMEVCEEEKALLKQEILLKEQQLTEVKKETSANSEELQQNINSLMSQVTGVTDSLRKAEEKLQDRETLLTQQEQEGAHQKDLLQKQVSASEVEVEMLKQEIKTKEEQLTLLGLNGSEQSALLQQQIQGLNSQVVSLSSSLKQTEEEVLGQKHQLSKQELESTQQMDAFQRLNLVSEENIRLLKEEIQAKETLHNELRTESSKQSENLANQIQHLTLEMDNTKESLKMASEEVEAKEDVLTNLRQERDQLKTTMEVCEEEKALLKQEILLKEQHLTEVKKETSANSEELQQEINSLMSQVTGVTDSLRKAEEKLQNRENLLTMQEQESAHQKELLRKQVSACEEDVEKMKQEIKTKEEQLTLLGLNGSEQSALLQQQIQGLNSQVVSLSSSLKQTEEEVLGQKHQLSKQELESTQQMDALQHLNLVSEENIRLLKEEIQTKETLLNEIRTESSNQSENLANQIQHLTLEMDNTKESLKMASEEVEAKEDVLTNLRQERDQLKTTMEVCEEEKALLKQEILLKEQQVTEVKKETSTNSEELQQEINSLMSQVTGVTDSLRKAEEKLQNRENLLTKQEQESAHQKELLRKQVSACEEDVEKMKQEIKTKEEQLTLLGLNGSEQSALLQQQIQGLNSQVVSLSSSLKQTEEEVLGRRHQLSKQELESTQQMDALQHLNLVSEENIRLLKEEIQTKETLLNEIRTESSNQSENLANQIQHLTLEMDNTKESLKMVSEEVEAKEDVLTNLRQERDQLKTTMEVCEEEKALLKQEILLKEQQVTEVKKETSTNSEELQQEINSLMSQVTCVTNSLRNAQEKLQDRETLLTQQEQESAHQKDLLQKQVSASEVEVEMLKQEIKLKEEQQTLLGQNGSEQTAVLQQKIEVLTNQIDSHSFSMKKAEKDIQTASDAAKHYKTQMENAMNHYKAKKQLLQESQEQVAEMQRSLDVKEKIGTEFKLLQLDFETVKSNEKNLLSRVTSLEAQLAFADGQLREHNKMRRDGGRLQDFYFTETEENWKIQTRELKEKHDSFDSQGDDTLEDSLSTTRRPSAPGESSTPMVRSSERLAGKRCSLSADSLESLYFTPMNNKQTNRTKRHMDNSLTSLAELPDSTLKNLSSSVKRRRTTQVINITMSKKTPRRGGSDHDHHGEDEDTFYSLASARSHPNLSNSHAARPVSMELSGRTAASSDQLMSLPGYRRSTSSNTAPTRSTSTFCVGAENEPENGPDDWMRIAELQSRNKACLPHLKSSYPLESRPSIGPEFVITDDDLRMGDPTDTIRRATLMPDQMLDSLSSHRLSYMVGQTDTAGTRAHRHSLLPGQLPARTHSSSLQKYPLSPEAKASCFPRPLTPKYKNSHMTSSSTQIRTALSPVQRRESMVFTIENTPKKNSYLQKGLNRLRSSTRKSPGKGPKTSPAQRASGRSPGNRAAEVGVAVARRGNTRALPQGGAAAAAKGQRRSPRTSAKSTAKSPRTSAKSTTNSQLLTSSARKMMSRMKV; translated from the exons ATGGCTAACGTGGGAGTGGAAGCCCTGTTAACCTGG TTGAACAACCTAGAGTTGACGGATCAGCCTCTTCATATCGAGGATTTGAAAGATGGGACTTACTTGTTAAAAGTAATCAATACATT AAAAAATGAACGGGGTCTATCCTTGGACCTTTCAGTGGAGGAACGGTTTAACCAAATTGCCCGCTTCCTGGAGG GAGACTGCAGGTTACGTGCTGGCACAGGAGCTACTCTTTCAAGGCACATTGCAAATGGCAATAACCTGACAGTAGAAATATCAAAG GTGCTTTTATTGCTGGTGTACTATGACATGATGAACAACCGCAGTACTCTTAACAAGATGGAGTTGAAGGTGGAG GGTGAGATTGCAAGCCTCACGGAGCGCTTTGTTCTGGTAACAGATGACTATGTCTACCTGAGCAATGGGCTTGAGGCCTATCTGGGGAGAAAAT ACTCTTCTTCCCCCTCAACCCAATCGTCCAGCTCCTTGATATCTGATGACTCCCCTGTATTCCATCGCTCCCAGAAAGTCAAGTTTGTTGATCTGCACACTGTGGCCACCCCGGCCGCCAG CAGCAGGTCTCCCCTGCAAGAAGTCATGAACACGCCTCGTTTCAAATTGAGGAAGATGCAGACACAGATGATCCATGAGCGGGAATACAAGGATGGCTTGACGAGGGAGTTGAGCAGCTTGATGACCCAGATCGCACAGAAAG AAACCGAAATCAGCCAGTTAAAGTATCAACTGGACAAGATAAAGGAAAATCAAAATGTGCAAGACCAAGTGGTCAGCGACCAAATAAATGAACTGGAAACCAAAAACGAATC GTTGCAAAGACGTCTTCATGAGTTGGCAAAGCAAAGCCATGATTTGAAGTCTGACACCATCCATATGGAACGTAAAGTAGACCAGCTTACAGAAGAGAATGGAAATCTCTCTGTCCAG GTGCGAGAGATACGTTTAAAACTGGCAACCTGTGAGGCTGAATTGGAGGGGCTGTTGGAGAACCAGGCTACTGTTGAGAAGGAGCTGCAGAGCAAAAACTGCCACCTACAGGCCGAACTGAGCCAAGCCACTGCCCAAAAG GACTTCCAGTATGAACAAATTGAGATCCTTCAAGGCAAGATCTCGtctctggaggaggagctgagccgAATCAGAcaagaagagaaaggagagaacaTGGGTCCAGTCATGCAG AGGGCAGAACTGGAGAATGAAATCACAGATCTAAAAGATCAGTTGGAGATTACAACAGGCTCTCTTAGAGAGGCTAAACAGGTGGTTCAGGCTAAAGAAGTCATGCTAGCACAATATCAAGAGGACATCACTCTGCATAAAGAGCTTCTTAAGCAGCAGATGGCAAAAAGTGAAAAAGAGATGCAAGATAAACAGGTACTTCTTGACCAAACGCAGAAGGAAATTGCTGACCAAAGACACATTCTACAACAGGAAAAGAACAATCTCCAGCTTCAAGTTGATAGTATAGGTGCCCTACTTAAGGAGAGCGAAGAAGATGCTAAACTCAAAGAAGAGCAGATGCTACAGGAAAACACAAGACATGACACGGCTCTTGAACAGCAGAAGACATTTTACCAGGATGAGATGGGCCGACTGAAGGGGGAGATCCAACAAAAACAGGAGTTGATAGAATTACTGAAGGTCCGAGCTGAAAAGGTAGAACTGCTAAATCAGGAGATTCAGACATTGAGGAACGAGGTGGAGACGCTAACCTCCTCGCTAAAGAAAGCAGAGGAGTATTTGCAGACTCAGGAAGACCTGTTGGCAAAACAACAACTTGACAGCCTGAAGATCCAAGAGACTCTGCAAAATAAGATAACAATGTTTCAGGAAGAAGTACATGGTTTGTGGGTCGAAGAAGTTGCTCTTCAGGCAGACGTTAAATTGGCTAAGGAGACTATTCAGGCCAAAGAAGACATGTTAGCTAACTTGCAGATGGAGAGCTCTCAACAAACAGACATTCTTAACGGAAAAATGCATGGTTTGGAGGGCCAACTAAAAACCATAACCACTACTCTAAGTAATGCCAAACAGGATCTTAAAACTCAACAAGACATGTGCAATCTGCACCAACAAGAGCATGCACATCAACTGGAAGAACTGCAAAAACAGATGTTTGCCTCTGAAGAGGAAATTGAGAGATTAGTTCATGAGATCATCCAAAAAGAGCAACACATGACCGAGGTAAAGAAGGAGACCTCAGCGCATTCCGAAGAGTTGCAGCAGGCGATCAACAGTCTGATGAGTCAAGTGACCGGTGTGACCAACTCTCTAAGGAAGGCTGAAGAGAAGTTACAGGATCGGGAGACTCTGCTCACCCAGCAAGAGCAGGAGAGTGCTCATCAGAAagatctccttcagaaacaagTGTCTgcctgtgaggaggagttagagaaGATGAAACGGGAGATTAAAACCAAAGAGGAACAGCTAACCTTACTTGGGCGAAATGGCTCTGAGCAATCTGCCTTACTACAGGAGCAGATCCAAGGTTTAAATAGCCAAGTGGAGAGCCTGTCCTCCTCACTGAAGCAGACTGAGGAGGAGGTTCTAGGTCAGAAACATCAGTTGAGTAAGCAGGAGCTGGAAAGCACTCAACAGATGGAGGCACTTCAACGGCTGAACCTTGTATCTGAGGAAAACATCAGACTGCTGAAAGAAGAGATCCAAACAAAGGAGACACTTCTTAATGAGATTAGGACAGAGAGCTCCAAGCAATCAGAGAACCTGGCCAATCAGATACAACATCTAATTCTTGAGATGGACAACACTAAAGAATCTCTTAAAATGGCGTCGGAGGAGGTTGAAGCCAAGGAAGACGTGCTAACAAACCTGAGGCAGGAGAGGGATCAACTTAAAACAACGATGGAGGTCTGTGAAGAGGAGAAGGCTCTACTCAAGCAGGAAATCCTTCTGAAAGAGCAACAGCTGGCTGAGGTGAAGAAGGAGACCTCTGCAAATTCTGAAGAGTTGCAGCAGGAGATCAACAGTCTGATGAGTCAAGTGACCGGTGTGACCAACTCTCTCAGGAAGGCTGAAGAGAAGTTACAGGATCGGGAGACTCTGCTCACCCAGCAAGAGCAGGAGAGTGCTCGTCAGAAAGAGCTTCTAAGGAAGCAAGTTTCTGCCTGCgaggaggaggttgagaagATGAAACAGGAGATCAAAATAAAAGAGGAACAGTTAACCTTACTCGGGCTTAATGGCTCTGAGCAATCTGCATTGCTACAGCAGCAGATCCAAGGTTTAAATAGCCAAGTGGAgagcctctcctcctcactgaagCAGACTGAGGATGAGGTATTAGGTCAGAAACATCAGTTGAGTAAGCAGGAGCTAGAAAGCACTCAACAGATGGATGCATTTCAGCGGCTGAACCTTGTATCTGAGGAAAACATCAGACTGCTGAAGCAAGAGATCCAAACAAAGGAGACACATCTTAATGAACTTAGGACAGAGAGCTCAAAGCAATCAGAGAACCTTGCCAATCAGATACAACATCTAACTCTTGAGATGGACAACACTAAAGAATCTCTTAAAATGGCATCAGAGGAGGTTGAAGCCAAGGAAGACGTGCTAACAAACCTGAGGCAGGAGAGGGATCAACTTAAAACAACGATGGAGGTCTGTGAAGAGGAGAAGGCTCTACTCAAGCAGGAAATCCTTCTGAAAGAGCAACAGCTGACTGAGGTGAAGAAGGAGACCTCCGCAAATTCTGAAGAGTTGCAGCAGAATATCAACAGTCTGATGAGTCAAGTGACCGGTGTGACCGACTCTCTCAGGAAGGCTGAAGAGAAGTTACAGGATCGTGAGACTCTGCTCACCCAGCAAGAGCAGGAGGGTGCTCATCAGAAagatctccttcagaaacaagTGTCTGCTTCTGAGGTTGAGGTTGAGATGTTGAAACAGGAGATCAAAACAAAAGAGGAACAGTTAACCTTACTCGGGTTAAATGGCTCTGAGCAATCTGCATTGCTACAGCAGCAGATCCAAGGTTTAAATAGCCAAGTGGTGAGCCTGTCCTCCTCACTGAAGCAGACTGAGGAGGAGGTTCTAGGTCAGAAACATCAGTTGAGTAAGCAGGAGCTAGAAAGCACTCAACAGATGGATGCATTTCAGCGGCTGAACCTTGTATCTGAGGAAAACATCAGACTGCTGAAGGAAGAGATCCAAGCAAAGGAGACACTTCATAATGAACTTAGGACAGAGAGCTCAAAGCAATCAGAGAACCTTGCCAATCAGATACAACATCTAACTCTTGAGATGGACAACACTAAAGAATCTCTTAAAATGGCGTCAGAGGAGGTTGAAGCCAAGGAAGACGTGCTAACAAACCTGAGGCAGGAGAGGGATCAACTTAAAACAACGATGGAGGTCTGTGAAGAGGAGAAGGCTCTACTCAAGCAGGAAATCCTTCTGAAAGAGCAACATCTGACTGAGGTGAAGAAGGAAACCTCCGCAAATTCTGAAGAGTTGCAGCAGGAGATCAACAGTCTGATGAGTCAAGTGACCGGTGTGACCGACTCTCTCAGGAAGGCTGAAGAGAAGTTACAGAATCGTGAGAATCTGCTCACCATGCAAGAGCAAGAGAGTGCCCATCAGAAAGAGCTTCTAAGGAAGCAAGTTTCTGCCTGCGAGGAGGATGTTGAGAAGATGAAACAGGAGATTAAAACCAAAGAGGAACAGTTAACTTTACTCGGGCTAAATGGCTCTGAGCAATCTGCATTGCTACAGCAGCAGATCCAAGGTTTAAATAGCCAAGTGGTGAGCCTGTCCTCCTCACTGAAGcagactgaggaggaggtgctagGTCAGAAACATCAGTTGAGTAAGCAGGAGCTAGAAAGCACTCAACAGATGGATGCACTTCAGCATCTGAACCTTGTATCTGAGGAAAACATCAGACTGCTGAAGGAAGAGATCCAAACAAAGGAGACACTTCTTAATGAGATTAGGACTGAGAGTTCCAATCAATCAGAGAACCTGGCCAATCAGATACAACATCTAACTCTTGAGATGGACAACACTAAAGAATCTCTTAAAATGGCGTCGGAGGAGGTTGAAGCCAAGGAAGACGTGCTAACAAACCTGAGGCAGGAGAGGGATCAACTTAAAACAACGATGGAGGTCTGTGAAGAGGAGAAGGCTCTACTCAAGCAGGAAATCCTTCTGAAAGAGCAACAGGTGACTGAGGTGAAGAAGGAGACCTCCACAAATTCTGAAGAGTTGCAGCAGGAGATCAACAGTCTGATGAGTCAAGTGACCGGTGTGACCGACTCTCTCAGGAAGGCTGAAGAGAAGTTACAGAATCGTGAGAATCTGCTCACcaagcaagagcaagagagtgCTCATCAGAAAGAGCTTCTAAGGAAGCAAGTTTCTGCCTGCGAGGAGGATGTTGAGAAGATGAAACAGGAGATTAAAACCAAAGAGGAACAGTTAACTTTACTCGGGCTAAATGGCTCTGAGCAATCTGCATTGCTACAGCAGCAGATCCAAGGTTTAAATAGCCAAGTGGTGAGCCTGTCCTCCTCACTGAAGcagactgaggaggaggtgctagGTCGGAGACATCAGTTGAGTAAGCAGGAGCTAGAAAGCACTCAACAGATGGATGCACTTCAGCATCTGAACCTTGTATCTGAGGAAAACATCAGACTGCTGAAGGAAGAGATCCAAACAAAGGAGACACTTCTTAATGAGATTAGGACCGAGAGTTCCAATCAATCAGAGAACCTTGCCAATCAGATACAACATCTAACTCTTGAGATGGACAACACTAAAGAATCTCTTAAAATGGTGTCAGAGGAGGTTGAAGCCAAGGAAGACGTGCTAACAAACCTGAGGCAGGAGAGGGATCAACTTAAAACAACGATGGAGGTCTGTGAAGAGGAGAAGGCTCTACTCAAGCAGGAAATCCTTCTGAAAGAGCAACAGGTGACTGAGGTGAAGAAGGAGACCTCCACAAATTCTGAAGAGTTGCAGCAGGAGATCAACAGTCTGATGAGTCAAGTGACCTGTGTGACCAACTCTCTCAGAAATGCTCAAGAAAAGTTACAAGATCGGGAAACTCTGCTCACccagcaagagcaagagagtgCTCATCAGAAagatctccttcagaaacaagTGTCTGCTTCTGAGGTCGAGGTTGAGATGTTGAAACAGGAGATCAAATTGAAAGAGGAACAGCAAACCTTACTTGGGCAAAATGGCTCAGAGCAAACTGCTGTTCTACAACAGAAGATCGAAGTTTTAACTAACCAAATTGATAGTCACTCCTTCTCAATGAAAAAGGCAGAGAAGGACATTCAAACGGCAAGTGATGCGGCAAAACACTACAAAACTCAG ATGGAGAATGCCATGAATCACTACAAAGCAAAAAAGCAGCTTCTCCAGGAGAGTCAGGAGCAGGTGGCAGAAATGCAGCGCTCCTTGGATGTTAAAGAGAAAATTGGCACTGAGTTTAAGCTGCTCCAGCTCGACTTTGAAACCGTCAAATCAAATGAGAAGAATCTCTTAAGCCGAGTCACCAGTTTGGAAGCACAG CTGGCTTTTGCCGATGGCCAACTGCGGGAGCATAACAAGATGCGGAGGGACGGAGGAAGGCTCCAGGACTTTTACTTCACAGAAACTGAGGAAAACTGGAAGATCCAGACTCGTGAGCTAAAGGAGAAACACGACAGCTTTGACAGCCAGGGAGACGACACTCTGGAGGACTCTCTGAGCACCACAAG GAGACCCTCCGCTCCGGGGGAGTCCAGCACTCCGATGGTTAGAAGCTCGGAGCGCCTCGCTGGCAAGCGGTGTTCCCTGAGCGCCGATTCTCTGGAAAGCCTTTACTTCACACCCATGAACAACAAGCAGACAAACAG GACAAAGCGCCATATGGACAACAGCCTTACATCCTTGGCTGAGCTCCCAGATTCCACCCTGAAGAACCTGTCCTCCTCGGTCAAACGCCGCCGGACCACCCAGGTTATCAACATCACGATGAGCAAG AAAACGCCCAGACGTGGAGGGTCTGACCACGACCACCACGGTGAGGACGAAGACACCTTCTACAGCCTGGCCTCCGCCCGCTCCCACCCCAATCTCTCCAACAGCCACGCAGCCAGGCCTGTCTCCATGGAGCTGTCCGGCAGGACGGCCGCCAGCAGTGACCAGCTGATGAGCCTGCCCGGCTACAGGCGGAGCACCAGCAGCAACACTGCGCCGACACGCA GCACAAGTACATTCTGTGTGGGAGCTGAGAACGAGCCTGAAAACGGGCCAGATGATTGGATGAGGATCGCTGAGCTCCAGTCCAGGAACAAGGCCTGCCTTCCCCACCTCAAGAGCAGCTACCCGCTAGAATCCAGG CCAAGCATTGGACCTGAGTTCGTCATCACGGACGACGACCTGCGCATGGGCGACCCCACCGACACCATCCGCCGGGCCACCTTGATGCCCGACCAGATGCTggactccctctcctcccaccgCCTGTCCTACATGGTGGGGCAGACGGACACCGCTGGCACTCGTGCCCACCGCCACTCCCTGTTGCCGGGCCAGCTCCCAGCACGcacccactcctcctcactgcaAAAGTACCCGCTCTCTCCCGAG GCGAAGGCCAGCTGCTTCCCCCGCCCTCTTACTCCAAAATACAAAAACAGCCACATGACCTCCTCAAGCACACAAATACGCACGGCCCTCAGCCCG GTCCAAAGGAGGGAGTCCATGGTGTTCACCATCGAAAACACCCCGAAGAAGAACAGCTATCTACAGAAGGGGTTGAACAGACTACGCAGCTCCACGCGCAAGTCCCCCGGCAAGGGGCCGAAGACGTCTCCCGCCCAGCGAGCCTCTGGCCGGTCCCCTGGTAACCGCGCGGCCGAAGTTGGAGTTGCCGTGGCAAGACGGGGCAACACCAGGGCATTGCCtcaggggggggcggcggcggcggccaaaGGACAGAGGAGGTCCCCGCGCACCAGTGCCAAAAGCACGGCCAAGTCCCCGCGCACCAGTGCCAAAAGCACGACCAATTCCCAATTACTGACCTCCAGTGCCCGCAAG ATGATGAGCAGAATGAAGGTCTGA